From the genome of Geminocystis herdmanii PCC 6308, one region includes:
- a CDS encoding universal stress protein, whose product MLDKILYADSGNGNTQEMLKTLLDIPAFQHSEITILHVIPPQVSADALAEKWEEGGKVLSDIVKNVHIDPTKVSTILKQGDPKDTVCNTAQEINADLILMGSRGLKRLESFLENSVSQYVFQLTDRPMLLVKDDIYVRKIKRVMLALDKSESSEYALELTLHMLKDYREADLYLVRVNPDMSSDLDLSTAEMEQNPILAPALMKAKRMGINTKCIVTGGRPGKQICQLADDKNIDLLLLGSPDRRPSVAKNLVDLDRLLGTSLSDYIRVNANCPVFLVRK is encoded by the coding sequence ATGCTAGATAAAATTTTATATGCTGATTCTGGTAATGGCAACACTCAGGAAATGTTAAAAACCTTATTAGATATTCCCGCATTTCAACACAGTGAAATTACCATTCTTCATGTGATTCCCCCCCAAGTGTCGGCAGATGCCTTAGCAGAAAAATGGGAAGAAGGCGGAAAAGTGCTTTCGGATATTGTGAAAAATGTCCATATCGATCCTACTAAAGTTTCGACTATTTTAAAACAAGGTGATCCTAAAGACACGGTTTGTAATACTGCTCAAGAAATTAACGCCGATCTTATTTTAATGGGTTCGAGAGGTTTAAAACGTCTTGAGTCTTTCTTAGAAAATTCTGTAAGCCAGTATGTATTTCAATTGACCGATCGACCCATGCTATTGGTGAAAGATGATATATATGTGCGTAAAATTAAACGAGTAATGTTAGCTTTAGATAAATCAGAATCCTCTGAATATGCCTTAGAATTAACGTTACATATGTTAAAAGACTATCGGGAAGCAGATTTATATTTAGTCAGGGTTAACCCCGATATGAGTTCAGATTTAGACTTATCCACTGCGGAAATGGAACAAAACCCCATTTTAGCTCCAGCATTGATGAAAGCAAAACGCATGGGTATTAATACTAAATGTATTGTAACTGGAGGCAGACCGGGTAAACAAATTTGTCAATTAGCGGATGATAAAAATATTGATTTGTTATTATTAGGTTCGCCCGATCGACGTCCTTCCGTTGCCAAAAACTTGGTTGATTTAGACCGTTTATTGGGTACTTCTTTATCCGACTATATTCGAGTAAATGCAAATTGTCCTGTTTTCTTGGTGCGTAAATAA